The following coding sequences lie in one Hippoglossus hippoglossus isolate fHipHip1 chromosome 14, fHipHip1.pri, whole genome shotgun sequence genomic window:
- the kctd7 gene encoding BTB/POZ domain-containing protein KCTD7 yields MHQNGSGGSSGSSGSDGPGGGGGRERQQAPSFSPLPSATTRVRRFIQERRTLPLPRVMVVFSAAGDTDKPSDAMSGSDTAEDELRKPPASPSPSRSLSKPLRPALSAQEQEFPEVISLNIGGMYFTTRLSTLRRYEDTMLAAMFSGRHYIPRDADGRYFIDRDGTYFGDILNFLREGELPHRSRVRPVHREAQYYSIGPLLDSLEDIQPLTGEKVRQAFLDLLPYYRDNLERIVEIAKLRAMQKKARFAKLKICVYKEEMPITPYERPLFNSLRFERSDSEAKLFEHHCEVDVSFGPWEAVADVYDLLHCIVSDLAERGITAEQQCIGVCDKHLINHYYCKRPIYEFKITWW; encoded by the exons ATGCATCAGAATGGCTCCGGCGGCTCCAGCGGCTCCAGCGGCTCTGACGGTCCCGGGGGCGGCGGTGGCAGGGAGCGGCAGCAGGCTCCGTCCTTCAGCCCGCTGCCCTCCGCCACGACGCGGGTGAGGCGCTTCATCCAGGAGAGACGCACGCTGCCTCTACCCAGAGTGATGGTGGTGTTCTCGGCCGCGGGGGACACCGACAAACCCAGCGATGCCATGTCCGGCTCGGACACTGCGGAGGACGAGCTCCGGAAGCCGCCGGCCTCCCCCTCGCCGAGCCGCAGCCTGAGCAAGCCGCTGCGCCCCGCGCTGAGCGCACAGGAGCAGGAG TTTCCAGAGGTCATCTCTCTGAACATTGGGGGCATGTACTTCACCACCCGTCTGTCCACGCTACGGCGATACGAGGACACAATGCTGGCTGCCATGTTCAGTGGGCGTCACTACATCCCACGTGATGCCGATGGACGCTACTTCATTGATCGGGATGGAACGTATTTTGG GGACATCCTGAACTTCCTGCGAGAAGGCGAGCTCCCCCACAGGAGCCGAGTGCGACCGGTGCACAGGGAAGCTCAGTACTATTCCATCGGCCCGCTGCTGGACAGCCTGGAGGACATTCAGCCGCTCACGGGAGAGAAGGTTCGACAAGCTTTCCTCGATCTGCTGCCCTATTACAGAG acaATCTGGAGCGCATTGTCGAGATCGCCAAACTGAGGGCCATGCAAAAAAAGGCCCGATTTGCCAAGTTGAAGATCTGTGTCTACAAGGAGGAGATGCCCATCACGCCGTACGAGCGTCCTCTTTTTAACTCTCTGCGCTTTGAACGCTCGGACAGCGAGGCCAAGCTCTTTGAGCATCACTGCGAGGTGGATGTTTCCTTCGGACCTTGGGAGGCAGTGGCAGACGTTTACGACCTGCTGCACTGCATCGTCAGTGACCTGGCCGAGCGGGGCATCACTGCCGAGCAGCAGTGCATCGGTGTCTGCGACAAGCACCTTATCAATCACTACTACTGCAAGAGGCCCATCTATGAGTTCAAGATCACGTGGTGGTGA